In Mycobacteriales bacterium, the following are encoded in one genomic region:
- a CDS encoding xanthine dehydrogenase family protein molybdopterin-binding subunit, producing MSILGTRVVRFEDPRFLTVGGTYVDDLREPALDGAAHVTYVRSTVAHGRITHIDTADAVAAPGVIGVVTGAEVDLPPGVAQLIGVTTDMPRPVLARDLVRYVGEPVAAIVTENRYQGEDAAELVSVDYEPLPAVVDLADALAGSTLLFPDTGSNVAATFDDGRDDTLFDGCEVVVSADIVNQRVAPAPMEVRSAAAAWGDDERLTFWSATQSAHGTRDRLRAAYDLAEEQVRVVAPDVGGGFGAKMGRDPEEVLLPWLARHFGRPMRWTENRSENLVGLTHGRAQKQTVTIGGRRDGSILAYRLEVVQDAGAYPEIGSFLPFLTRWMAPGVYDIPKVESRAVSVVTTTTPVAAYRGAGRPEATAAVERAVDLFAAEIGMDPADVRRRNLVGSDAFPYTTRTGLIYDSGDYRAALDRVLEAGGYQRLRDEQRRRRESGDTVQLGIGLATYVEITAGDSYAGEHAQVDIEPDGRVRVLTGSSAHGQGHATSWAMIVADQLGVPLDAVTVIYGDTDLVPQGVGTFGSRSLQLGGTAVHDAAVSVLAQARDLAADLLEASADDVVLDKDSARLHVAGDASSGLSWSELAAAAAGREAVLSASSHFVPQGPTFPFGAHLAVVEVDTGTGKVTLRSLTTVDDAGRILNPLLVEGQRHGGLAQGVAQALVEEMRYDADGNPVTTNFADYGIVTADLLPSFDLVDSETPTPYNPLGAKGIGEAGTIGATPAVQNAVIDAVAHLGVRHIDLPTTSERVWRAITEASAQRGTKNA from the coding sequence ATGAGCATTCTCGGCACCCGCGTCGTGCGCTTCGAGGACCCGCGTTTCCTCACCGTCGGCGGCACCTACGTCGACGATCTGCGCGAGCCGGCCCTCGACGGCGCGGCGCACGTGACCTACGTGCGCTCGACGGTTGCGCACGGTCGGATCACCCACATCGACACCGCCGACGCCGTCGCGGCGCCCGGCGTCATCGGCGTCGTGACGGGCGCCGAGGTCGACCTCCCGCCGGGCGTGGCGCAGCTGATCGGCGTGACGACGGACATGCCGCGGCCGGTGCTCGCGCGCGACCTGGTGCGCTACGTGGGCGAGCCGGTCGCGGCCATCGTCACCGAGAACCGCTACCAGGGCGAGGACGCCGCGGAGCTCGTCTCGGTCGACTACGAGCCGCTGCCCGCCGTCGTGGACCTCGCTGACGCGCTGGCCGGGTCGACGCTGCTGTTCCCCGACACGGGGAGCAACGTCGCGGCGACCTTCGATGACGGCCGCGACGACACGCTGTTCGACGGCTGCGAGGTGGTGGTCAGCGCCGACATCGTCAACCAGCGGGTGGCGCCCGCGCCCATGGAGGTGCGATCGGCCGCTGCCGCGTGGGGCGATGACGAGCGGTTGACGTTCTGGTCCGCCACGCAAAGCGCCCACGGCACGCGGGACCGGCTGCGCGCGGCCTACGACCTGGCGGAGGAGCAGGTGCGGGTGGTCGCGCCCGACGTCGGTGGCGGCTTCGGCGCCAAGATGGGCCGCGACCCGGAAGAGGTGCTGCTCCCGTGGCTGGCGCGGCACTTCGGCCGGCCGATGCGTTGGACCGAGAACCGCTCGGAGAATCTCGTCGGCCTCACGCACGGGCGTGCCCAGAAGCAGACCGTCACGATCGGCGGCCGGCGCGACGGCAGCATCCTGGCCTACCGGCTCGAGGTGGTGCAGGACGCCGGCGCCTACCCGGAGATCGGGTCGTTCCTGCCGTTCCTCACCCGCTGGATGGCACCCGGCGTCTACGACATCCCCAAGGTCGAGAGCCGCGCGGTCAGCGTGGTGACGACGACGACCCCGGTGGCCGCCTACCGCGGCGCGGGGCGGCCGGAGGCGACCGCGGCCGTCGAGCGCGCGGTGGACCTGTTCGCGGCGGAGATCGGGATGGATCCGGCGGACGTGCGCCGGCGCAACCTCGTCGGCTCAGACGCGTTCCCCTACACCACGCGCACCGGCCTGATCTACGACAGCGGCGACTACCGGGCCGCGCTCGACCGGGTGCTCGAGGCGGGCGGCTACCAACGGCTCCGCGACGAGCAGCGGCGGCGGCGCGAGTCCGGCGACACCGTGCAGCTGGGCATCGGCCTGGCCACCTACGTCGAGATCACCGCCGGTGACAGCTACGCCGGCGAGCACGCGCAGGTCGACATCGAGCCCGACGGGCGGGTGCGGGTGCTCACCGGGTCGTCCGCGCACGGGCAGGGGCACGCGACGTCGTGGGCGATGATCGTGGCCGACCAGCTCGGCGTGCCCCTCGATGCGGTCACCGTCATCTACGGCGACACCGACCTGGTGCCGCAGGGCGTCGGGACGTTCGGCTCCCGGTCGCTGCAGCTCGGGGGCACCGCGGTGCACGACGCCGCCGTCTCGGTGCTGGCCCAGGCGCGCGACCTCGCCGCCGACCTGCTCGAAGCCAGCGCCGACGACGTGGTGCTCGACAAGGACAGCGCCCGGCTACACGTCGCCGGCGACGCGAGCAGCGGGCTGTCGTGGTCGGAGCTGGCCGCGGCAGCGGCCGGGCGCGAGGCGGTGCTGTCGGCGTCGTCGCACTTCGTGCCGCAGGGGCCGACGTTCCCGTTCGGCGCGCACCTGGCCGTGGTCGAGGTCGACACCGGCACGGGCAAGGTGACGCTGCGGTCGCTGACCACGGTCGACGACGCCGGCCGGATCCTCAACCCGCTTCTCGTCGAGGGCCAGCGGCACGGCGGCCTGGCCCAGGGCGTGGCGCAGGCTCTCGTCGAGGAGATGCGCTACGACGCCGACGGCAACCCCGTCACGACGAACTTCGCCGACTACGGCATCGTCACCGCCGACCTGCTGCCGAGCTTCGACCTGGTCGACTCCGAGACGCCGACGCCCTACAACCCACTGGGGGCCAAGGGCATCGGGGAGGCCGGCACGATCGGCGCCACCCCCGCGGTCCAGAACGCCGTCATCGACGCGGTCGCGCACCTCGGCGTACGCCACATCGACCTGCCGACGACCTCCGAACGGGTCTGGCGCGCGATCACCGAGGCGTCGGCGCAACGGGGCACGAAAAACGCGTAG
- a CDS encoding hemerythrin domain-containing protein, with the protein MTDALVDALDEGHRRLRELLVAIGELPRDSVHIDGAQMRQRQILLRRLRREFVALATLKERSLWPAVRRHLVSGDDLVARAIRQKRYVELLMDKLRWFAHRDPRVDDLLARLLTCAREHLDFENALFERLSTELPDEERQRIAEQLRHPPALLPTRPHPDLPTAPWAARLFGPVAAAVDRVHDRLQTAPNGL; encoded by the coding sequence GTGACTGATGCCCTCGTCGACGCGCTCGACGAGGGTCATCGCAGGCTGCGCGAGCTGCTCGTCGCGATCGGCGAGCTGCCACGGGACTCGGTGCACATCGACGGCGCGCAGATGCGTCAGCGGCAGATCCTGCTTCGCCGGCTGCGCCGCGAGTTCGTCGCGCTGGCGACGCTGAAGGAGCGATCGCTCTGGCCGGCCGTCCGCCGCCATCTCGTGAGCGGCGACGACCTCGTCGCTCGCGCGATCCGGCAGAAGCGGTACGTCGAGCTGCTGATGGACAAGCTGCGATGGTTCGCCCATCGCGACCCGCGGGTCGACGACCTGCTGGCGCGGCTGCTCACCTGCGCCCGGGAGCACCTGGACTTCGAGAACGCCCTGTTCGAACGGCTGTCCACCGAGCTGCCCGACGAGGAACGGCAGCGGATCGCCGAGCAGTTGCGCCACCCACCGGCGCTGCTGCCGACCCGGCCGCACCCCGACCTGCCGACGGCACCGTGGGCGGCCCGGCTGTTCGGGCCCGTCGCCGCCGCCGTCGACCGGGTCCACGACCGGCTGCAGACGGCCCCGAACGGGCTCTGA
- a CDS encoding cold-shock protein has translation MAQGTVKWFNAEKGYGFITPDDGSKDVFVHFSAISGSGYRSLDDEQRVEFDVTQGPKGPQAENVRAV, from the coding sequence ATGGCTCAGGGCACGGTGAAGTGGTTCAACGCGGAGAAGGGCTACGGCTTCATCACTCCGGACGACGGCAGCAAGGACGTGTTCGTGCACTTCAGCGCGATCTCGGGTTCCGGCTACCGCAGCCTGGATGACGAGCAGCGGGTCGAGTTCGACGTGACCCAGGGTCCCAAGGGCCCCCAGGCGGAGAACGTTCGCGCCGTCTGA
- a CDS encoding Zn-ribbon domain-containing OB-fold protein, whose amino-acid sequence MSLPTPVPPVNPETKAFWDATAEGRLLLKRCTACGHVIWYPRAICPDCHSTATEWFEGSGRGTVYSYTVARRGEGAYREAAPFVLAYVQLDEGPRLLTNIVDCDPETVRIDQPVEVVFHDTGEGRALVRFRPRG is encoded by the coding sequence ATGAGCCTGCCCACTCCGGTGCCGCCGGTCAACCCGGAGACCAAGGCGTTCTGGGACGCCACCGCCGAAGGCCGGCTGCTGCTGAAGCGCTGCACGGCGTGCGGCCACGTCATCTGGTACCCCCGGGCCATCTGCCCCGACTGCCACAGCACCGCCACCGAGTGGTTCGAGGGCAGCGGGCGCGGCACGGTCTACAGCTACACGGTGGCCCGGCGGGGCGAGGGCGCCTACCGCGAGGCGGCGCCGTTCGTGCTGGCCTACGTCCAGCTCGACGAGGGTCCCCGGCTGCTCACGAACATCGTCGACTGCGACCCCGAGACCGTCCGCATCGACCAGCCGGTCGAGGTCGTCTTCCACGACACCGGCGAAGGCCGGGCGCTGGTCCGCTTCCGCCCGCGCGGCTGA
- a CDS encoding thiolase domain-containing protein: MSLRGRAFIAGAFEHPDRDIPDKSTPQVHGEVALGALADAGLTMDDVDGYFCAGDAPGFGPLSMADYLGLKRLSYVDSTEMGGSSYVALVGHATAAIAAGKCSVALITLGGRPRQRENVGRMRGATNAPEAAFEMVYGTSTIPMYALAAQRHMYEFGTTSEQLAEIKVAASLHAQHNPNAFLPKAVTVEEVLQSRLVADPLHLLDCCVVTDGGGAVVVVSPEVARSLERRCVKVLGHGEAPKHADNGRIDLTYTGARWSGPRAFEEAGVSHADIDYASIYDSFTITVLETIEDLGFCEKGAGGRFVMDGALVAPHGKLPFNTDGGGLCNNHPTNRGGMTKVIEAVRQLRGEAHPQVQVPDCRIALAHGTGGSLGTRMGSATLILGQEDA; the protein is encoded by the coding sequence GTGAGTCTGCGCGGACGGGCTTTCATCGCGGGCGCGTTCGAGCACCCCGACCGCGACATCCCCGACAAGTCCACGCCACAGGTGCACGGCGAGGTCGCCCTAGGCGCCCTGGCCGACGCCGGGCTGACGATGGACGACGTCGACGGCTACTTCTGCGCGGGCGACGCGCCGGGGTTCGGACCGCTGTCGATGGCCGACTACCTGGGCCTGAAGCGGCTGTCCTACGTCGACTCGACCGAGATGGGCGGGTCGTCCTACGTCGCCCTGGTCGGGCACGCGACGGCCGCGATCGCCGCCGGCAAGTGCAGCGTCGCCCTCATCACCCTCGGTGGCCGGCCGCGGCAGCGGGAAAACGTCGGCCGGATGCGCGGTGCGACCAACGCGCCCGAGGCGGCGTTCGAGATGGTCTACGGCACGTCGACGATCCCGATGTACGCGCTGGCCGCGCAACGCCACATGTACGAGTTCGGCACCACCAGCGAGCAGCTCGCCGAGATCAAGGTGGCCGCCTCGCTGCACGCGCAGCACAACCCCAACGCCTTCCTGCCCAAGGCCGTGACCGTCGAGGAGGTCCTGCAATCGCGGCTGGTCGCCGACCCGTTGCACCTGCTCGACTGCTGCGTCGTCACCGACGGTGGCGGGGCGGTCGTCGTCGTCAGCCCCGAGGTGGCACGCTCGCTCGAACGACGTTGCGTCAAGGTGCTCGGCCACGGCGAGGCGCCGAAGCACGCCGACAACGGCCGCATCGACCTGACCTACACCGGGGCGCGCTGGTCCGGCCCGCGGGCCTTCGAGGAGGCCGGGGTCAGCCACGCCGACATCGACTACGCGTCGATCTACGACTCGTTCACGATCACGGTGCTGGAGACGATCGAGGACCTCGGCTTCTGCGAGAAGGGTGCGGGCGGGCGGTTCGTCATGGACGGGGCGCTGGTCGCGCCGCACGGCAAGCTGCCGTTCAACACCGACGGCGGTGGTCTGTGCAACAACCACCCGACCAACCGGGGCGGCATGACGAAGGTCATCGAGGCGGTCCGCCAGCTGCGCGGCGAGGCGCACCCGCAGGTGCAGGTGCCCGACTGCCGGATCGCGCTCGCGCACGGCACCGGCGGCTCGCTCGGCACGCGCATGGGCAGCGCCACGCTGATTCTCGGCCAGGAGGACGCATGA
- a CDS encoding SDR family oxidoreductase yields MASAHGRKIAVVTGGTAGVGRATVREFAGAGYDVAILARGQAGLDGAAKDVENLGGRALPIQVDVADHEAVQAAADQVERELGEIDVWVNVAFVGSLALFWDTTPEEYKRFTDVTYHGQVWGTRAALSYMRPRDRGVIVNVGSAMAYRSIPLQSPYCGAKHAVKGFSESVMTELAHEKSNVKLCMVQLPGLNTPQFNWNLSKVSKHPMPVPPIFQPELPARAIRFLAEHPRRNMWVGISTAYTILGERVAPKLLDLYLGWQGVKSQQTGKDAPRWGANTFEPQDQDADRGAHGAFDSKAHHRDPVLWMSMHRRALISAFTGVTAAAGAAAVALTRD; encoded by the coding sequence ATGGCATCGGCACATGGCCGCAAGATCGCAGTAGTGACCGGAGGCACCGCCGGCGTCGGCCGGGCGACGGTGCGGGAGTTCGCCGGTGCCGGCTACGACGTGGCGATCCTCGCGCGCGGCCAGGCCGGCCTCGACGGCGCCGCGAAAGACGTCGAGAACCTCGGCGGGCGCGCGCTGCCGATCCAGGTCGACGTGGCCGACCACGAGGCCGTGCAGGCGGCGGCCGACCAGGTCGAGCGCGAGCTCGGCGAGATCGACGTCTGGGTCAACGTGGCGTTCGTCGGCTCGCTGGCGCTGTTCTGGGACACCACCCCGGAGGAGTACAAACGCTTCACCGACGTCACCTACCACGGCCAGGTGTGGGGGACCCGGGCCGCGCTGTCCTACATGCGCCCGCGCGACCGCGGCGTCATCGTCAACGTCGGTTCCGCGATGGCCTACCGCTCGATCCCGCTGCAGTCGCCCTACTGCGGGGCGAAGCACGCGGTGAAGGGCTTCAGCGAGTCGGTGATGACCGAGCTCGCGCACGAGAAGAGCAACGTCAAGCTCTGCATGGTGCAGCTGCCGGGCCTCAACACGCCGCAGTTCAACTGGAACCTGTCCAAGGTGTCCAAGCACCCGATGCCGGTGCCGCCGATCTTTCAGCCGGAGCTGCCGGCCCGGGCGATCCGCTTCCTCGCCGAGCACCCGCGGCGCAACATGTGGGTCGGCATCTCGACGGCGTACACGATCCTGGGCGAGCGGGTCGCGCCGAAGCTGCTCGACCTCTACCTGGGCTGGCAGGGCGTGAAGTCCCAGCAGACCGGCAAGGACGCGCCGCGCTGGGGTGCCAACACGTTCGAGCCGCAGGACCAGGACGCCGACCGCGGCGCGCACGGAGCGTTCGACAGCAAGGCGCACCACCGCGACCCGGTGCTGTGGATGTCGATGCACCGGCGCGCGCTGATCAGCGCGTTCACCGGCGTCACTGCTGCTGCCGGCGCCGCGGCGGTCGCGCTCACCCGTGACTGA